In Xanthomonas theicola, a single genomic region encodes these proteins:
- a CDS encoding aldo/keto reductase, translating into MQTRTLGRNGPRVCALGLGCMGMSAFYGGRRDDAAAIAVIHAALDRGVTLIDTADMYGPHTNEVLVGKALAGRRDQAVLATKFGIKLDPSDPAARGIDGRPEYVQAACEASLQRLGVDHIDLYYQHRVDPNVPIEDTVGAMARLVEQGKVRFLGLSEAAAETIRRAHAVHPITVVQSEYSLWSREPESDGVFATVRELGIGFVPYSPLGRGFLTGAIRSPADFEAEDYRRHSPRFQGENFARNLQLVEQVRALAQAKGATPGQLALAWVLAQGEDLVPIPGTKRLAYLEENLGALQVTLSAEERAQIDAIFPADAAAGTRYPAAMMATLRR; encoded by the coding sequence ATGCAAACCCGCACCCTGGGCCGCAACGGCCCCCGCGTCTGCGCCCTCGGCCTCGGCTGCATGGGCATGAGCGCGTTCTATGGCGGCCGCCGCGACGACGCCGCCGCGATCGCGGTGATCCATGCCGCGCTGGACCGCGGCGTCACCCTGATCGACACCGCCGACATGTATGGCCCACATACCAACGAAGTGCTGGTCGGCAAGGCGCTGGCCGGGCGCCGCGACCAGGCCGTGCTGGCGACCAAGTTCGGCATCAAGCTGGACCCGAGCGACCCGGCCGCGCGCGGCATCGACGGCCGCCCCGAATACGTGCAGGCCGCCTGCGAGGCCAGCCTGCAGCGCCTGGGCGTGGACCATATCGACCTGTACTACCAGCACCGAGTGGACCCGAACGTGCCGATCGAGGACACCGTCGGCGCGATGGCGCGGTTGGTGGAACAAGGCAAGGTGCGCTTCCTCGGCCTGTCCGAGGCCGCCGCCGAGACCATCCGCCGCGCGCACGCGGTGCACCCGATCACAGTGGTGCAGAGCGAATACTCGCTGTGGTCGCGCGAGCCGGAGAGCGACGGCGTATTCGCCACGGTGCGCGAGCTGGGCATCGGCTTCGTGCCGTACTCGCCGCTGGGCCGCGGCTTCCTGACCGGCGCGATCCGCTCGCCGGCGGACTTCGAGGCCGAGGACTACCGCCGCCACTCGCCACGCTTCCAGGGCGAGAACTTCGCGCGCAACCTGCAACTGGTGGAACAGGTGCGCGCGCTGGCCCAGGCCAAGGGCGCGACCCCCGGCCAGCTGGCGCTGGCCTGGGTGCTGGCGCAGGGCGAGGACCTGGTGCCGATCCCGGGCACCAAGCGCCTGGCCTACCTGGAGGAGAACCTGGGCGCGCTGCAGGTGACACTGAGCGCCGAGGAACGCGCGCAGATCGACGCGATCTTCCCGGCCGACGCCGCCGCCGGCACCCGCTATCCGGCGGCGATGATGGCCACGCTGCGGCGCTGA
- a CDS encoding aldo/keto reductase → MSLDHYRLLGRSGLRVSPVALGTMTFGHDRGWGADAAEAGRLFARYIELGGNFVDTANTYADGNAERLLGTFTAGRRERLVIASKYTLNPFPGDPNGGGNHRKNLLQSVEASLKRLRTDYLDLLYLHIWDETTPVQEVMRGFDDLASAGKIVYAGISDTPAWQVARMQTLADLRGWSPLVALQIEYSLAQRTVEAELVPVAEALGLGVLAWSPLAMGILTGKYSRQDLAAVQRRAALGQPGSGRGDTAHAHQMLTERALDIAEAVEQVAVEIGRSPAQVALAWLLQRPGDGAIPIVGARTLAQLDDNLGALALCLGAPQLQRLDAASAVAPPFPHAFMRLPMPRQLVSGGTRLRPRSPWP, encoded by the coding sequence ATGTCGCTGGATCACTACCGCCTGCTCGGACGTTCCGGCCTGCGCGTCAGTCCGGTCGCGCTGGGCACGATGACCTTCGGCCACGACCGGGGCTGGGGCGCCGACGCTGCCGAGGCCGGGCGCCTGTTCGCGCGCTACATCGAACTCGGCGGCAATTTCGTCGACACCGCCAACACCTATGCCGACGGCAACGCCGAACGCCTGCTCGGCACATTCACCGCGGGCCGCCGCGAGCGCCTGGTGATCGCCAGCAAGTACACGCTCAATCCCTTCCCCGGCGATCCCAACGGCGGCGGCAACCACCGCAAGAACCTGCTGCAGTCGGTCGAAGCCAGCCTAAAGCGGTTGCGCACCGACTACCTGGACCTGCTGTACCTGCACATCTGGGATGAGACCACGCCGGTGCAGGAAGTGATGCGCGGCTTCGACGACCTGGCCAGCGCCGGCAAGATCGTCTACGCCGGCATCTCCGACACCCCGGCCTGGCAGGTGGCGCGGATGCAGACCCTGGCCGACCTGCGCGGCTGGTCGCCGCTGGTGGCGCTGCAGATCGAATACAGTCTGGCGCAGCGCACGGTCGAAGCCGAGCTGGTGCCGGTGGCCGAGGCGCTGGGCTTGGGCGTGCTGGCCTGGTCACCGCTGGCCATGGGCATCCTCACCGGCAAGTACAGCCGCCAGGACCTGGCCGCGGTGCAGCGCCGCGCCGCGCTCGGCCAGCCCGGCAGCGGGCGCGGCGATACCGCGCATGCGCACCAGATGCTGACCGAGCGCGCACTGGACATTGCCGAGGCGGTCGAGCAGGTCGCCGTGGAGATCGGCCGTTCGCCGGCCCAGGTGGCGCTGGCCTGGCTGCTGCAGCGGCCGGGCGACGGCGCGATCCCGATCGTCGGCGCACGCACGCTGGCGCAGCTGGACGACAACCTCGGCGCGCTGGCATTGTGCCTGGGTGCACCACAGCTGCAGCGGCTGGACGCGGCCAGCGCGGTGGCGCCGCCGTTCCCGCACGCGTTCATGCGCCTGCCGATGCCGCGGCAACTGGTGTCCGGCGGCACCCGCCTGCGGCCGCGCTCGCCCTGGCCCTGA
- a CDS encoding LysR family transcriptional regulator, which translates to MKQHFTMAGHSLSAVIAFARVAHHASFTRAASELSVSPSALSQTVRALEARLGVRLLHRTTRRVGLTEQGAHFLQQVAPGLRQIDAAFQDLDLRRDRPAGHLRITLPRVAADLLVLPQLPAFVARYPQVQVELSIDPALTDLVASGCDAGIRLGECLARDMVALPIGPPQRQAIVATPDYFRRHAPPQQPQDLAAHRCIRHRGSSGRVWAWEFTRDGRDFRVDVEGALLVNDSDVALGMARAGLGMAQLFDAAVADDVAAGRLVRVLEDWQRPFSGFHIYYPAREHLPPKLRVFVDHLRVADASVAA; encoded by the coding sequence ATGAAGCAGCACTTCACAATGGCTGGCCATTCCCTGTCCGCGGTGATCGCCTTCGCGCGGGTCGCGCATCATGCCAGCTTCACCCGCGCCGCCAGCGAGCTGTCGGTGTCGCCCTCGGCGCTGTCGCAGACAGTGCGTGCGCTGGAGGCCCGGCTCGGGGTGCGGCTGCTGCACCGGACCACGCGCCGGGTCGGCCTCACCGAGCAGGGCGCGCACTTCCTGCAGCAGGTCGCGCCCGGGCTGCGGCAGATCGACGCCGCGTTCCAGGACCTGGACCTGCGGCGCGACCGTCCCGCCGGCCACCTGCGCATCACTTTGCCGCGGGTGGCCGCCGACCTGCTGGTGCTGCCACAACTGCCGGCGTTCGTGGCGCGCTATCCGCAGGTGCAGGTGGAACTGTCGATCGATCCGGCGCTGACCGACCTGGTGGCCAGCGGCTGTGATGCCGGCATCCGCCTTGGCGAATGCCTGGCGCGCGACATGGTGGCGTTGCCGATCGGGCCGCCGCAGCGACAGGCGATCGTCGCCACCCCCGACTACTTTCGCCGCCATGCGCCGCCGCAACAGCCGCAGGATCTGGCCGCGCATCGCTGCATCCGCCACCGCGGCAGCAGCGGACGCGTCTGGGCCTGGGAGTTCACCCGCGACGGCCGCGACTTCCGCGTGGACGTGGAGGGCGCGCTGCTGGTCAACGACAGCGACGTGGCGCTGGGCATGGCGCGGGCCGGACTGGGCATGGCGCAACTGTTCGACGCGGCCGTGGCCGACGATGTGGCGGCGGGCCGGCTGGTGCGGGTGCTGGAAGATTGGCAACGGCCGTTCTCCGGCTTCCACATCTACTACCCGGCGCGCGAGCATCTGCCGCCGAAGCTGCGCGTGTTCGTCGACCATCTGCGCGTGGCCGACGCGTCGGTGGCGGCATAG